Proteins encoded by one window of Fischerella sp. PCC 9605:
- a CDS encoding glycosyltransferase, with product MLTPQVGENIGLSQQLTTQVDHVFVFLEIFSCEGGIQSYVKDVFQAYLESSKPLRAEVFILRDTPGCTNPFESDRFKFHYFKTTSPLLGRVRMTAALFTHLIRQRPQHVFCGHVKLAPLVGMLCQFLGIPYTVMTYGKEVWEPLPKAMKSSLQKAAQVWTISRYTREVACTVNNLNPVQVKILPCAVDGDRLTPGQKPTTLLERYGLQDAKVLMTVARLWSGDIYKGVDITIQALPQIAEVFPEVKYLVIGRGDDQPRLAKLAKDLGVSDRVVFAGFVPTEELVEHYRLADAYIMPSQEGFGIVYLEAMACGVPVLSGDADGSAEPLLDGKLGWRVPHRDPKAVAVACIEILKGEDQRCDGQWLREMAIATFGMDAFQQRLQQEFLSLSKLL from the coding sequence ATGCTAACCCCTCAAGTCGGAGAAAACATAGGTTTAAGTCAACAACTAACCACACAAGTTGACCATGTCTTCGTATTTTTAGAAATTTTTAGCTGCGAGGGTGGAATTCAATCTTATGTCAAGGATGTGTTTCAAGCTTATCTAGAATCAAGCAAACCGCTACGTGCAGAAGTTTTTATACTCCGAGATACTCCTGGCTGCACCAATCCTTTTGAATCAGACCGTTTCAAGTTTCATTACTTTAAAACTACATCTCCTCTACTAGGACGAGTGAGAATGACAGCAGCGTTATTCACTCATTTGATCCGCCAGCGACCACAGCATGTTTTTTGCGGTCATGTCAAGCTTGCACCCTTGGTAGGGATGTTGTGCCAGTTTCTGGGAATTCCCTATACTGTGATGACTTATGGCAAGGAAGTTTGGGAACCATTACCAAAAGCCATGAAGTCCAGCCTGCAAAAAGCAGCACAAGTTTGGACAATCAGCCGCTACACCCGCGAGGTAGCCTGTACTGTTAATAATCTCAATCCTGTTCAGGTAAAAATATTACCTTGTGCTGTGGATGGCGATCGCTTGACTCCAGGGCAGAAGCCGACTACTTTACTAGAACGCTATGGTTTGCAAGATGCAAAAGTATTGATGACTGTGGCACGACTTTGGTCTGGTGATATTTATAAAGGTGTAGATATCACAATTCAGGCTTTACCACAAATTGCTGAAGTCTTCCCAGAAGTAAAATATCTAGTAATTGGTCGTGGCGATGACCAACCCCGACTAGCCAAGCTAGCGAAAGATTTAGGCGTTAGCGATCGCGTTGTTTTTGCTGGCTTTGTACCTACAGAAGAACTAGTAGAACACTATCGCCTTGCTGATGCTTACATTATGCCTTCCCAAGAAGGGTTTGGCATTGTCTATTTAGAGGCGATGGCTTGTGGTGTACCAGTGCTATCTGGTGATGCCGATGGCTCAGCTGAGCCATTGCTAGATGGTAAACTCGGATGGCGAGTACCACACCGCGATCCAAAAGCTGTGGCAGTAGCTTGTATAGAAATACTCAAAGGAGAAGACCAACGTTGTGATGGCCAGTGGCTGCGAGAAATGGCGA
- a CDS encoding UDP-N-acetylmuramoyl-tripeptide--D-alanyl-D-alanine ligase, which translates to MACFATLNQLIDVLAAQPVNLSDTALAQSNNGIQTDTRRLKPGEVFLALRGEKFDGHDFVPMAIAKGALAAIVDFEYQNPHFPVLQVQDTLQTYQKIARWWRDRFDIPVIGVTGSVGKTTTKELIAAVLATQGRVHKTHANFNNEIGVPKTLLELSAEHDFAVVEMAMRGQGQIAELTQIAHPTIGVITNVGTAHIELLGSEVAIASAKCELLAEMPKDSVAILNYDNPLLIETAAKVWQGKVVTFGFTGGDIQGELIDNETLAVADMQLPLPMPGRHIAANYMAALAVAQVLGIDWSCLQSGIAVDMPGGRSQRFELSNDVVILDETYNAAPEAMLAALNLLAETPGKRRIAVLGAMKELGERSQQLHQRVGETVQKLNLDALLVLVDGQDAEAIAESAKGVPSECFTTHADLAARLKTFVKTGDRILFKAAHSVGLDRVVTQLRTEFSNSKWV; encoded by the coding sequence ATGGCTTGTTTTGCCACCCTAAATCAACTGATTGATGTTCTTGCCGCCCAGCCTGTTAATTTATCAGACACAGCATTAGCACAATCGAATAATGGTATACAAACAGACACTCGTCGTCTCAAACCCGGTGAAGTTTTTTTGGCTTTACGTGGTGAAAAGTTTGATGGACATGATTTTGTGCCAATGGCGATCGCTAAGGGAGCTTTGGCAGCTATTGTTGATTTTGAATACCAAAATCCGCATTTTCCCGTATTGCAGGTACAAGACACTCTCCAGACATATCAAAAAATCGCTAGATGGTGGCGCGATCGCTTCGACATCCCAGTAATCGGGGTGACAGGTTCTGTCGGTAAAACTACTACCAAAGAACTCATCGCTGCCGTTCTCGCAACCCAAGGAAGAGTCCACAAAACTCATGCCAATTTCAATAACGAAATAGGCGTGCCGAAAACTCTCTTAGAGTTGAGTGCAGAACATGATTTCGCCGTTGTAGAAATGGCGATGCGTGGTCAGGGACAAATTGCCGAACTGACCCAAATAGCCCATCCCACAATTGGAGTGATTACCAATGTTGGGACGGCACACATAGAGTTACTGGGTTCGGAAGTCGCGATCGCTTCTGCAAAGTGCGAATTATTGGCAGAAATGCCCAAGGATAGCGTAGCAATTCTTAACTATGACAATCCTTTATTAATCGAAACGGCAGCAAAAGTATGGCAAGGCAAGGTAGTGACTTTCGGCTTTACTGGCGGAGACATTCAAGGTGAGTTGATTGATAACGAAACATTGGCAGTGGCAGATATGCAATTGCCCTTACCAATGCCTGGTCGTCACATCGCCGCTAACTACATGGCAGCTTTAGCAGTAGCGCAAGTACTGGGCATCGATTGGTCGTGCCTACAATCCGGTATCGCGGTAGATATGCCAGGCGGGCGATCGCAGCGGTTTGAGTTGTCCAATGACGTGGTAATCTTAGATGAAACTTATAATGCTGCACCAGAAGCTATGCTAGCAGCGTTAAACTTATTGGCAGAAACTCCAGGAAAGCGACGCATAGCCGTATTGGGTGCGATGAAAGAATTAGGAGAGCGATCGCAACAATTGCATCAACGAGTAGGTGAAACGGTGCAGAAATTAAATTTAGATGCATTGTTAGTTTTAGTGGATGGACAAGATGCCGAAGCGATCGCCGAGAGTGCCAAAGGTGTTCCCTCTGAGTGTTTTACAACTCATGCAGACTTAGCTGCGAGATTGAAGACCTTTGTCAAAACTGGCGATCGTATCCTATTTAAAGCAGCACATTCTGTAGGATTAGATCGGGTTGTCACTCAGTTGCGTACCGAATTTAGCAACAGTAAGTGGGTGTAA
- a CDS encoding GNAT family N-acetyltransferase — MSSIYPPLETQRLILRDFVESDWQAVHNYASNPEVVRYLPFGPNTEEDTKNFLQTEIKMRRKRPRQHFGFAITLKSDKQVIGSCHISITNPSKQEGSIGYCLAKEFWGQGYATETARKLLDFGFKQLSLHRIFAFCDPKNTRSMRVLVKIGMRQEGYLREYEWIKGKWRDSLLYAILDREMMQIQLLSIYADKTY, encoded by the coding sequence ATGAGCAGCATCTACCCACCCCTAGAAACGCAACGTTTGATACTGCGAGACTTTGTAGAATCAGATTGGCAGGCAGTGCATAACTACGCCTCCAATCCGGAAGTCGTTCGCTATTTGCCTTTCGGCCCCAATACCGAAGAAGACACCAAAAATTTTTTGCAAACAGAAATAAAAATGCGACGTAAAAGACCTCGTCAGCATTTTGGTTTTGCAATTACTTTAAAATCAGACAAACAAGTAATTGGTTCCTGTCACATTTCCATCACCAATCCCAGCAAACAAGAAGGTTCGATCGGATACTGTTTAGCTAAGGAATTTTGGGGGCAAGGATATGCAACTGAGACAGCACGCAAACTTTTAGATTTTGGTTTTAAGCAATTAAGTTTACATCGAATATTTGCATTTTGTGACCCAAAAAATACTCGCTCAATGCGAGTGTTAGTGAAAATAGGTATGCGACAGGAAGGCTATCTGCGCGAGTATGAATGGATCAAAGGTAAATGGCGAGACTCTTTGTTATATGCTATCCTAGATCGGGAAATGATGCAGATACAACTTCTCAGTATTTACGCTGATAAAACTTATTAA
- a CDS encoding phosphodiester glycosidase family protein — protein sequence MASSKICRWSFLFLAGALLVQELTLVQPTAAKTVQVNKGKINGVSFHRVIVDLTDFNTFITIGLANNARVANSARRSNGDEEFNKMMARHDAAVVVNGTFFAKNRRKSVMGNMVAGGRFLKYSRWENYGTTLGLRVGNKPEMVTARVDGKPKWREHWFSITSGPRLLRRGKIWLKPRREGFKDPHVLGTAKRTAIGFPASGKKLIIVSFNQKLTLEQMARAMRALGCYEAMNLDGGTSRALAVRGKILVRARRPLTNVIVVYDAKHPAPAALRRSWIRFQKRKRALHRTR from the coding sequence ATGGCAAGTTCCAAGATATGCCGTTGGTCTTTCTTGTTCCTGGCAGGTGCTTTATTGGTACAAGAGTTGACACTAGTACAGCCCACCGCTGCTAAAACTGTACAAGTCAACAAAGGCAAAATCAATGGTGTATCTTTTCATCGGGTGATTGTTGATCTCACTGACTTTAATACTTTCATCACTATTGGTTTAGCAAACAATGCACGTGTTGCTAACTCAGCACGGCGTAGTAATGGTGATGAGGAATTTAATAAGATGATGGCTCGACATGATGCTGCGGTTGTTGTTAACGGTACATTTTTCGCCAAGAATCGCCGGAAAAGTGTCATGGGCAACATGGTAGCAGGAGGAAGATTCCTCAAATATAGTAGATGGGAAAATTATGGTACTACGTTAGGTTTACGAGTGGGAAACAAACCTGAAATGGTGACGGCACGGGTTGATGGTAAACCAAAATGGAGAGAGCATTGGTTTTCAATCACTAGTGGCCCCAGACTGCTGAGACGGGGAAAAATTTGGCTCAAACCAAGACGAGAAGGTTTCAAAGATCCGCACGTGTTAGGTACAGCTAAACGTACGGCGATTGGATTTCCTGCTAGTGGTAAAAAGCTGATTATAGTGAGTTTCAATCAAAAACTGACTTTAGAACAAATGGCGCGAGCAATGAGAGCTCTTGGCTGCTACGAAGCCATGAATTTAGATGGAGGAACATCTAGGGCGTTAGCCGTCAGAGGAAAAATTCTAGTCCGTGCCAGACGACCTCTAACGAATGTGATTGTAGTATATGATGCCAAGCATCCTGCTCCCGCAGCATTGCGTCGGTCATGGATAAGGTTTCAGAAGCGCAAGCGTGCCCTACATCGCACTAGATAA
- a CDS encoding pseudouridine synthase, translating into MTNHYRYLLFYKPYGVLSQFTKDTPTRNTLKDYISIPDVYPVGRLDWDSEGLLLLTNDGQLQYRLSNPRFGHKRSYWVQVERIPDATALKKLEEGVVIQDYRTRPAKVQLLSQEPIVPDRDPPIRFRKNVPTAWLEMTLTEGKNRQVRRMTAAVGFPTLRLVRFAIAHLHLDGLQPGQWRNLTSSELELLHNLTSQANSSSWQKGLIT; encoded by the coding sequence ATGACTAACCACTATCGATATCTTCTTTTCTATAAACCCTATGGCGTTCTCAGCCAGTTTACAAAAGATACTCCCACTCGCAACACGCTCAAGGACTATATTTCGATTCCTGATGTGTATCCAGTGGGACGTTTGGACTGGGACAGCGAAGGTTTGTTGCTTTTGACGAACGACGGACAATTGCAATATCGCCTCTCGAATCCTCGGTTTGGACATAAACGTAGTTATTGGGTGCAGGTAGAACGAATCCCTGATGCTACTGCACTCAAAAAGTTAGAAGAAGGTGTAGTGATACAAGATTACCGTACTCGACCAGCAAAGGTACAGCTGTTAAGTCAAGAACCTATAGTACCCGATCGCGATCCGCCGATAAGATTTCGCAAAAATGTACCAACTGCATGGTTGGAGATGACCTTAACAGAAGGAAAAAATCGGCAAGTACGGCGGATGACAGCCGCTGTGGGGTTTCCGACTTTACGACTTGTGCGGTTTGCGATCGCTCACTTGCATTTAGATGGTCTGCAACCAGGCCAATGGCGCAATCTGACATCAAGTGAACTGGAACTTTTACATAATTTGACCTCTCAAGCCAACTCGTCAAGTTGGCAAAAAGGCTTGATTACTTAG